A stretch of the Amycolatopsis sp. BJA-103 genome encodes the following:
- a CDS encoding NAD(P)-dependent oxidoreductase, translated as MITLIGLGPMGQAMVRVFLENGHGVTVWNRTAARADGVVAAGAVRAETPADAVSASELVLLSLTDYAAMYDILGKAEEALAGKVIVNLSSDTPEKTREAAEWVEARGGRFLAGGLMVPAPLVGKEEAYVFYSGPAEVFEKYRETLALIGRADFLGEDVRLAQLFYQAQLDIFLNSLSVFMHASALVRSAGTSVEKFVPYAKDLFATMDFYLDAAAEQIEKGDHPGDEADVTMMGATADHIVQASRDAGIDVLLPEAVKSHYDRAIAAGHGRSSWTSLFEVIKEG; from the coding sequence ATGATCACACTGATCGGGCTCGGCCCGATGGGACAGGCCATGGTCCGGGTATTCCTGGAGAACGGCCACGGAGTGACCGTCTGGAACCGCACCGCCGCCCGCGCGGACGGCGTCGTCGCCGCGGGTGCGGTGCGCGCCGAGACACCGGCGGACGCGGTGTCGGCATCGGAGCTGGTGCTGCTGAGCCTCACCGACTACGCGGCGATGTACGACATCCTCGGCAAGGCGGAGGAAGCGTTGGCGGGCAAGGTGATCGTCAACCTCAGCTCGGACACCCCGGAGAAGACCCGCGAAGCCGCGGAGTGGGTCGAGGCCCGTGGCGGGCGGTTCCTCGCGGGTGGCCTGATGGTCCCGGCGCCGTTGGTGGGCAAGGAGGAGGCCTACGTCTTCTACAGCGGCCCGGCCGAGGTGTTCGAGAAGTACCGCGAGACCCTGGCGCTCATCGGGCGAGCGGACTTCCTCGGCGAGGACGTCCGGCTGGCGCAGCTGTTCTACCAGGCACAGCTGGACATCTTCCTGAACTCGCTCTCGGTGTTCATGCACGCGAGCGCGCTGGTGCGTTCGGCCGGGACGTCCGTGGAGAAGTTCGTCCCGTACGCCAAGGACCTGTTCGCGACGATGGACTTCTACCTGGACGCCGCGGCCGAGCAGATCGAGAAGGGCGACCACCCCGGCGACGAGGCCGACGTGACCATGATGGGCGCGACCGCCGACCACATCGTGCAGGCGAGCCGGGACGCGGGAATCGACGTCCTCCTGCCGGAGGCGGTCAAGTCGCACTACGACCGGGCGATCGCCGCGGGACACGGGCGCAGCTCGTGGACCAGCCTGTTCGAGGTCATCAAGGAAGGCTGA